The sequence GCTTCCTCGTTTACAGCCTCATCCATAGGCATCTCTATGAATCCAGCGGAACTCATTGCTAGAGCGTTATGTAATTCTTCTACTGTCTGCATTATATCAATATATGCGTCGGGCATTACGTTCGCCATCTGGGAGGCTATCATCTTTATAGCGCCTAGGGCTGGTCCTAGATCTTTGTATGCCTCACCTATAATTAGGACAGTCTCTAGCCTGGTCTTCGCTCTCTCTAGAGCGAATCTTATTGTGAGCACGCCCTTAGCGACTTTCCTTATCTCAGCCACCTCGCTAGCATACATTTTCGCTTTAACCATATCGCCATGTTTATATGAATCCACGACTTTCTCGAATAATTGTTGATCCCTTGCCCTTAGCTTGCTTGTTATATAATCCATCCTGGAGATATGTGTCCCTAGCTTATAGATAGCGTTGCTTATTTGATATCTGAGGCCGGGGCTAGGATTAACTATTTCCTTGAAAGTGTCCTTAATAGCGTTCCTGACAGTCTTCTTCGGCCCTGTCCAGTTTTTACCGAAGTCACCTAGGCTGGACATTTGATTTTTCACCGTTGGACTATTGAATCAGTAATTTATTTAAAGGGACTCCCGGTCTTACCATCTGACCCCTTTTATACACTGGTAATACTAAGGATAACACCGAGACGATGCCTCGTAGATTAAGGGGTGTATTATATATGGGTATAA comes from Candidatus Tiamatella incendiivivens and encodes:
- a CDS encoding Snf7 family protein is translated as MSSLGDFGKNWTGPKKTVRNAIKDTFKEIVNPSPGLRYQISNAIYKLGTHISRMDYITSKLRARDQQLFEKVVDSYKHGDMVKAKMYASEVAEIRKVAKGVLTIRFALERAKTRLETVLIIGEAYKDLGPALGAIKMIASQMANVMPDAYIDIMQTVEELHNALAMSSAGFIEMPMDEAVNEEARKILEEAQLVAQQQMKDQFPALPTGGLPGTPANSGEVGSP